CACAAATAATGAAAgtctagcagggtgtggtggcgtacgcctttaatcacagcgctgggaggcagaggtaggaggactgctgtgggtttgaaaccagcttgagactacataatgaattccaggtcagcctgtgctagagtagaCCCCTACCTTAAAACctcctccccctccaaaaaaagtaCAAGTCACAGACATTTCTGCTTCAAACAATGAAAGAACTAATTTTTATTACTGACAATGCTAAGCTTCACCACTTTACAAATAGACCCTGTGGGTAGGCACATATACAGTGACAAACTAACTTGGAAGTGTAAGAGAATAAACATACTTCAGAGATATTCTCtctcaagaaaatgaaatcataacaaggaaacataaagggaagagaaaggaagggaggagggtacttaataggttgatattgtatatatgtaagtacaatgattgagatggggaggtaatatgatggagaatggaatttcaaaggggaaagtgtggggggggggagagggagggaattaccatgggacttttctttataatcatggaaaatgctaataaaaatttaaagaaagaaagaaaaaaaaaaaaaaggtcagcctgttgggcttgcctcaaaaaaaaaaaaatcttgatttcataagaaaaaaaaaagaaaatgaaatcagaacCTTGTCAGGAATTGTAGtaatatttaatgaaatacaGATAAGCATGTGTTTTTCCCAAAGTAGTTCAAACCAAAGACCAGCAACATGTTGTTCCTAACTTTGACTAGACAGAAAAATGGGGCTGTTCTGAATGTCAGGGTGAGAAAACCAGTCATTGCTGAACCCACCTGGCACTGTTACAGTATAAATCAACCACAGCAGggaacaggcatggtggtacatgtctgtaatcccagcatttgagaagcagaAGCAGTaggatcagcagttcaaagccagcctcaactATCTCAACTATACAGGAagtatgaggtcagcctgggctaaatggcTATAAgactctcagaaaacaaaaacaaaaacaaacaaacaaaaaaacacagcaaccaaaagagcaaaaaaaaactCTCCTAGTCTTGAGCTCAAAGCTTGACATTTATGacctacagaaaataatttttccacTTCCTCAAGCCCTCAAGAACAGTCACAAGCCCAGGCCTCCAAAGGTTTTATCTGTCCACATATGTTACAATTAGGTATAATCAACGCTGGTTCTATTTGCATACAGTCCAGCTTGCACCAGAATACTACACACCTTGGGTCTTGTGATTACATCAACATTTTCAATAATCCGCCTGAAAGATGGTGGCATTTTGTTGAGAATCCTGTGCTGCAGAAATTCTTGAGCTTTGTGAAACATCAGACCACCTCCCACAACCAGGATGGAGCTGTACATCTTCTTTTTTGTATCATCGGAGGCTGAAAAGACAGCGATGTCACCTTCCACTTAATCATTACCACATCCAGACAAATCTTTGGTTTGGAAAATGGTAACAGCCTACTAAAGGATCTCCCAAAGCCACCCTCAACACAAAACCAGGGGAACCACCCTCCTGCTCAAGGATCTCCCCAAGCCACCCTCAACACCAAAACCAGGGAACCACCCTCCTGCTCAAGGATCTCCCCCAAGCCACCCTCAACACCAAAACCAGGGAACCGCCCTCCTGCTCAAGGATCTCCCCAAGCCACCCTCAACACCAAAACCAGGGAACCACCCTCCTGCTCAAGGATCTCCCCCAAGCCACCCTCAACACCAAAACCAGGGAACCGCCCTCCTGCTCAAGGATCTCCCCAAGCCACCCTCAACACCAAAACCAGGGAACCACCCTCCTGCTCAAGGACCTCCCCCAAGCCACCCTCAACACCAAAACCAGGGAACCACCCTCCTGCTCAAGGATCTCCCCAAGCCACCCTCAACACCAAAACCAGGGAACCACCCTCCTGCTCAAGGATCTCCACCAAGCCACCCTCAACACCAAAACCAGGGAACCACCCTCCTGCTCAAGGATCTCCCCCAAGCCACCCTCAACACCAAAACCAGGGAACCACCCTCCTGCTCAAGGATCTCCCCCAAGCCACCCTCAACCCCAAAACCAGGGAACCACCCTCCTGCTCAAGGATCTCCCCCAAGCCACCCTCAACCCCAAAACCAGGGAACCACCCTCCTGCTCAAGGACCTCCCCCAAGCCACCCTCAACACCAAAACCAGGGAACCGCCCTCCTGCTCAAGGATCTCCCCCAAGCCACCCTCAACACTAAAACCAGGGAACCGCCCTCCTGCTCAAGGATCTCCCCCAAGCCACCCTCAACACCAAAACCAGGGAACCACCCTCCTGCTCAAGGATCTCCCCCAAGCCACCCTCAACCCCAAAACCAGGGAACCACCCTCCTGCTCAAGGATCTCCCCCAAGCCACCCTCAACACCAAAACCAGGGAACCACCCTCCTGCTCAAGGATCTCCCCCAAGCCACCCTCAACACCAAAACCAGGGAACCACCCTCCTGCTCAAGGATCTCCCCCAAGCCACCCTCAACCCCAAAACCAGGGAACCACCCTCCTGCTCAAGGACCTCCCCCAAGCCACCCTCAACACCAAAACCAGGGAACCGCCCTCCTGCTCAAGGATCTCCCCCAAGCCACCCTCAACACCAAAACCAGGGAACCGCCCTCCTGCTCAAGGATCTCCCCCAAGCCACCCTCAACACCAAAACCAGGGAACCACCCTCCTGCTCAAGGATCTCCCCCAAGCCACCCTCAACCCCAAAACCAGGGAACCACCCTCCTGCTCAAGGATCTCCCCCAAGCCACCCTCAACACCAAAACCAGGGAACCACCCTCCTGCTCAAGGATCTCCCCCAAGCCACCCTCAACACCAAAACCAGGAAACCACCCTCCTGCTCAAGGATCTCCCCAAAGCCACCCTCAACACCAAAACCAGGGAACCACCCTCCTGCTCAAGGATCTCCCCAAGCCACCCTCAACACCAAAACCAGGGAACCACCCTCCTGCTCAAGGATCTCCCCCAAGCCACCCTCAACACCAAAACCAGGGAACCACCCTCCTGCTCAAGGATCTCCCCCAAGCCACCCTCAACACCAAAACCAGGGAACCACCCTCCTGCTCAAGGATCTCCCCCAAGACACCCTCAACACCAAAACCAGGGAACCACCCTCCTGCTCAAGGATCTCCCCAAGCCACCCTCAACACCAAAACCAGGGAACCGCCCTCCTGCTCAAGGATCTCCCCCAAGCCACCCTCAACACCAAAACCAGGGAACCACCCTCCTGCTCAAGGATCTCCCCCAAGCCACCCTCAACACCAAAACCAGGGAACCACCCTCCTGCTCAAGGATCTCCCCCAAGCCACCCTCAACACCAAAACCAGGGAACCACCCTCCTGCTCAAGGATCTCCCCAAGCCACCCTCAACACCAAAACCAGGGGAACCGCCCTCCTGCTCAAGGATCTCCCCCAAGCCACCCTCAACACCAAAACCAGGGAACCACCCTCCTGCTCAAGGATCTCCCCAAGCCACCCTCAACACCAAAACCAGGGGAACCGCCCTCCTGCTCAAGGATCTCCCCCAAGCCACCCTCAACACCAAAACCAGGGAACCACCCTCCTGCTCAAGGATCTCCCCAAGCCACCCTCAACACCAAAACCAAGGAACCACCCTCCTGCTCAAGGATCTCCCCCAAGCCACCCTCAACACCAAAACCAGGAAACCACCCTCCTGCTCAAGGATCTCCCCCAAGCCACCCTCAACACCAAAACCAGGGAACCACCCTCCTGCTCAAGGATCTCCCCCAAGCCACCCTCAACACCAAAACCAGGGGAACCGCCCTCCTGCTCAAGGATCTCCCCCAAGCCACCCTCAACACTAAAACAGGGGGAACCGCCCTCCTGCTCAAGGACCTCCCCCAAGCCACCCTCAACACCAAAACCAGGAAACCACCCTCCTGCTCAAGGATCTCCCCCAAGCCACCCTCAACACTAAAACAGGGGGAACCCACCCTCCTGCTCAAGGATCTCCCCAAAGCCACCCTCAACACTAATACCTGGGGAACCTACCCTCCTGCTCAAAGATCTCCCTCAAATCCACCCTGAACACTAAAACTGGGAGAACCCACCTTCCTGCCACATTTTGCTGCTCCCTACAATTAGGACCATAGTCTTTAAGGGAGCCTACCTCATGCCGTGTGCTAGCATCCTAGCTATCCTGTCCTTTGCAGCACAGAATGCCTCTGGTGACAGCTTTCTCACTCACTCCTTCCATCTTTCATATGGTTTGTTCAGAAAACCACTTCAAGATACCTCTATATCTCCCCCACAGATGGAAAAATGCCCTACATTAGGTCTCCCAGCCCTTGGTCAATTCTTTAATTCAACATTTTAGCGCCCACTAGTattgttatttcttctttgatactttattttcattactAGGACTAGACTATGTGCCAGTGCAAGTGCTAGGAATGCGCAAAAGCATACTAGGCGCTGCTTTATTCCCCACGCCTGGCAAGGCAAGGATGAAGCGGGTGCTTGACaggtttttgttttccgaggtagggtctcactctagcccaggctgacttggaattcattatggagtctcagggtggcctgacctcacagcaaacctcctacctctgcctcctgagtgctgggatttgtgtgcgccaacacacccagctgcttGACAGTTTTTGAATGTCCATGCTTAAGCTTTATGACTACACCCTAGGTTAAACCAATTTACCATGAAACCAAATAAATGCCATCTCATTTTACTGCCAGCTCCTGGTTTCCCTGAGATTACTTACAACAGCAGTCTATGCTGTGAAGGATGGCTTTATCAAGGCCCAAGGCTTTCCCTTCAAATAGTGAGATGGCAGTTTTCCTGGACATCAGTGCAGTGAGGGCCTCTTCGGAATCATTCCCGGCCATCAGACAGTCTCCCTGGGAGGACCCCAAATCCATCTCTTGGGAATGCAGCCTTTCTGGAAGGTCAGAAGACTGGCCTCGAAGATCCCCATCAAACCCAATGGGTTTGGATGCAGATTTGCGGTCAGCAGTAGCTTTTGCAGACtgtaaatgagccaacaggtaaaaCAAATCAATGGCATGACTACAATAGAACACTGCTGGTTCTGCACAACCGTTAAGCAAATAACGAGGGAGTGGGGCGTTAAGGACATTCTGACAACTCCAGGCAGTCTCTGGGTATGTGGGTAGGTCCCAGGACTTTACTATCCCCTGGATGGGGTTTAAAACCAAAAGGCCAAACCATCTTCCCTGCaagcttagtattttttttttttttctctgaggtagggtcttgctcctggaactcactctgtaatcccaggctggccttgaactcacattaatacccctacttctgcctcctaagtgctgggattaaaggtgtgtgcctccatgcccagccctaaacttagttgtctttttttccctgctttttaaaaaaagtctttctgtttattatttatttgagagcgacagacagagagaaggagggagggagggagagagagagaatgggtgcgccagggcctccagccactgcaaacaaactccagatgcatgcacccccttgtgcatctggctaacatgggtcctggggaactgggccttgaaccggggtccttaggcttcacaggcaagcgctcaactgctaaactatctctccagcccttccctgctttttttaatgtgagagaacaagagcaagagcaagagagacaaaCAGGATTGGTGTACCAGAGACTACAGCTActtagttgaactccagacacatatgccatctcataagcatgtgtgaccttgcatcaccttgtgcacctggctcatgtgggatctgaagagtccaacatgggtccttagacttcaaaggcaagtgctttaaccactaagccatctttccagctcctaaacttaattgtttgttgttgttgttgttgttgtgttaatgtgtgtgtgtgagagagagagattgagagagagagagagagaattggtgtgctagggccttcagccactgcaatcaaactccagatgtgctcccttgtgcacatgtgtgacattccctgcttgcatcactgtgtgtctggctcatgtgggacctggaaagttgaacaagAGCCCTTAGACCTTAAGtaagtgcgttaaccactaagccctctctctagccctaaacttaagtggtttttttttggggggggaggggaggttcaaggtagggtctcactctagcccaggctgacctggagttcactatgtagtctcagagtagcctcgaactctgggtgatcctcctatctctgcatcccaagtgctgggattaacggcgtacaccaccacacctgactgaaacttagtttgttagtttttttttaattttaagttttgttcatttttatttatttagttgagaatgacagggaaaggggggggcacgccagggcctccagccactgcaaatgaactccagatgcatgtgcccccttgtgcatctggctaacgtgggtcctggggaattgagcctcaaactggggtccttaggcttcacaggcaagcacttaagccatctctccagccctgaaacttagtttttctttttaatatattttttatttttattagcattttccatgattataaaaaaatatcccatgggggctggagagatggcttagcggttaagcgcttgcctattaagcctaaggaccccggttcgaggctcggttccccaggtcccacgttagccagatgcacaagggggcgcacgcgtctggagttcgtttgcagaggctggaagtcctggcgtgcccattctctctctctccctctatctgtctttctctctgtgtctctcgctctcaaaataaataaataaaaattaaaaaaaaatatcccatggtaattccctccctcccccccacactttcccctttgaaattccattctccatcatattacctccccatctcaatcattgtacttacatatatacaatatcaacctattaagtaccctcctcccttcctttctcttccctttatgtctcctttttaacttactggcctctgctactaagtattttcattctcacacagaagcccaatcatctgtatctaggatccacatatgagagagaacatgtggcgcttggctttctgggcctgggttacctcacttagtataatcctttccaggtccatccatttttctgcaaatttcataacttcatttttctttaccgctgagtagaactccattgtataaatgtgccacatcttcattatccactcatgaaACTTAGTTTTTAAGTGGAACCTTTCAGTGGGATTCATGGGCCAGTAGCTGTTAATGAATCCTCACTTTCAGATCCAAACTACTTCATCCCTGTAACCACTGGGGCAGGAACAAAGACCAGCAGTTTTAAAGCCTTGGTCTTCACCATGAGTTGCACATATTTCATTAGCACATAAAAGCTATGATCTATGTTCTGACACCAGATATCCTATTACTAGAactagtctcttttttaaaaaaaaattttatttttatttatctatttgacagtgacagagagagaaagagacagagagacagagagagaataggcgcaccagggcctccagccactgcaaacgaactccagacatgtgtgcccccttgtgcatctggcttacgtgggtcctggggaatcgagccttgaaccagggtccttaggcttcacaggcaagcacttaaccactaagccatctctccagctctagaactagtcttttttaaaaataattttatttatttgcaagcagagagagaaaaagagagacacagaaaatgggtgtgccagggccttcagctgctgccaactaactccagatgtatgagtcaTTGTACATtccagtttacatgggtgctggggaattgaactcgggttgttaggcattgcaggcaagcaccttaactgctgagccacctcttctgTCCCATGACTAATTTTGTACAAAGAAATTCAAGTCTTTGTCTATGTCATATACCTTCTGTATTACAACTAAAAAGATTTTACTGAAAGTGCTACAAGATAAATATCAAGAAAtagttaatttaaataaataatacatgccAAAAGGCAAGTGTgttcattaaattttaaaagacagactGGCCTTCACAGTATTAAATTAATGTCCACTCAGCCAGATTTTAAAGTCAAACTTTATCTACAGTTCTGAAAACAGCATCAGCACCAGTCTGCTAAGACTGTGGTGCTTCCAATGACCTAATCATGCTGTGTAAGCTTCTTTACGAGGAAGCCATCTGCTGTTGCACAGAATGGTCTCAGACCTGCTCCTGCTTGCTCTGCGTGGCCAGCAGGTAATGCTCATCGTGAGGGTCCTCAGGGTCGCCTTGGGATCTGTGCTGCAAGGTTGTCATCTTCTGTCCAACAATTCCAAAGGTTGCTGGGTAAAACAATGCCATCGGAGCCTAGGCATGGAAATAAAGAGGGATTAGAAAGAGAGACTCTCTCCTGAAAAACAACAGAATGACTCAATTTTGAATAATTCTCCACTCTGTTCCACACTGGGCGGATTCTCTTTTGGGAGAGGGACTACTTCTTTACTACCATCTAGTAGACTGAGCAACAGGACACCATGTGCCTTggaatttaatttataattttctcGTAAGGTTGGGCCCACATAACAACCAATTAGATGGTCCCCAAGTCTATTCTAACCTGGAGTGAAACAGTGGCTAAAATATTGGTCTGGAGGAGCACCGATAGGTAAGTAGCTGCCATTTTGACCTCACTGTATTCCCAGCAAATGCATATTCCCAGTTTTACTAAATCCAGATAGCttggtctttctctctatgcATGGACATATATACATCTTTAGTTACCTGGAGTTTCTCGTCTCCCAGTCGAAACTGGTAAAGCAGGGCAGGAGAATCTGGATGTCGAATCTGAAACTCATGGTCCTGAAGTCCAGAGATGTCCTGATTCCAAGAAAAGATGCTACCAGTGATCCCGTAAGAATGTAGGCATACTCAACAAACTACATACATAGAATGGCCACTCTCCAACTTTGTACCACTCACTGTTTCTCAATAAAACATCAGTTCATCTTTGCTTCCCACTTTAACATGTCTGAAATCTCTGCCAGCTGCATTGTTCTCTTCAAAACTACATACATTAGCATAAGTAATGAAATGATAAGTGAATGCCCTCAATTCTTGGGAAAtttatagtcttttaaaaatctttcttaagTTTTGTGAAAGTTATATTACCCAAatgaagtaaaaaacaaacaacaacaaaataaaaaaggtccagggatggagatggcttagtggttaaggtgcttgcctgtgaagtctaaggaccaaggttcaattccgatgcacatggtggtgcatgtgtctgaagtttgtttgcagtggctggaggccctgcagtgcccattctctctccttctcactctccctccttttctcaaataactaaatagttcttttttttaaaggtccacAGCAAAGTAAAACCCCCACACAACCATGAAATGATTAAACCATGGCAATCCAGAACACTAAGGAAGTGTTTTGAACTCTACATTTAATTACCTGTCTGCACATATCTACTAACTGTCACACTCATCTCATTCCAAGTGCTGTCTTCATTTATCACAGTGCTCTGAGTTGTCCAGATAGAAATCTGCTGAACTTCCTTTCCAGAACTTGAGAAAGCCTTAGCACCCTGACCCCACCCAAGAGCTTAAGAGCTCCAGCTGCAAGGCTTCATCCATTTAGGTTCTTGGACAACATGATATTAACATTTTAAGTATCTTTTAAttatcttacatttttttcccagAACCAAAAACAATgaacaattttaattttgttcctACCTGATCTAAATGACAAAAAGTTTCCTTAAGGTGCTGTAGAAGGAGGCAATCCATTTTATTTGTCAACTGGCACTCTCTGTAAGGGAACCCTGCCCGCTGCATGAGCCAGTAAAAACATCTTGAAACATCAGATCCCCCATATGCCAGACAGAGCCTGAAGAGAAAAGGGCAGATGGTGAGCCTGACATATAAGAGGGCTTTAAGAAGTCcattagggctgggtgtggtggcacacgcctttaatcctagcactcaggaggcagaggtaggaggatagcagtgagttcaaggccagcctgagactacatagtgaattccaggctagcctgggctagagtgagaccctacctcaaaaaacaaacaaaagtccatTAGGCATAGTGGAACAGTTTGCAGTACAGTTTATtttaagaaggaaaggaaaggatagcATGGGTAGATTGAAGAACAAGAAGAACTCTAAAAACCAATAGTGGGGCTGCTAGAGCAGCTGGTAGTTTGCaaaaaaaagcctttaatcccagtacttggaaggcagaggtagggagtttactgtgagttcaaggccactctgagactacatagtgaatttcaggtcagcctgacctagagtgagactctacttttgaaaaacaaaaacaaaaacaaacaaacaagagataCAGAATCCCGAATGCACATTATAAACTCTAGGCTGTCAATACGTGAATATATTTACCATGTGACAGCCTGGCTTTTCACATTCATTCACATTTAAGAGCGGCAGACATGGACATTAAGACAACTTATGGGAGAAAGACGCAGAAAACACTGTCTAGCTACTTAGCGAAGGGTTCTACAATCTAAGAAGACCGATGTACCCTACTTTTTAGCCATAGGAAATGAATTCATCAGTTTCTCGATAGTTACAAATCCAAGCAATGGAAAACTGGAAACACTCATTCTGGATTTTAGGATGCAAAGAGGCCAGGGATGAGGCAGTATACAAGCCTTCTTTAACTGCTCAGGCTCCTCAAAGctttttctgttctttgaaaCTCAAACTACCTAATGTAGACAAGAAGCTATTCAAGGAGCACTAACTGCAGCAGACTTATGACTTCATAAATGCACCACCTGAGTGGGCTTAGCTTTGCCAGGATGCTTCTGAAGGACATGAGGGAAACCTGCTCCTACACTCCTTAACTCCTCACCCGTGATGACCtgaaaaatctgttttcttctaCATGACCTGCCTAGTTCTGCTGTATGATTGGTTTGTCCATGGAAGACCACAGCTGAAGACAAGGAGCTCTTCTGTGGCAAAGCACAGTATAAACCAGGACTACCAGGAACTACCTACTAGTGGGAATACATGTGAGAAGCTTCCCTAAGAGCATGGTCATCTGTGTTTACCTTGCTAGAGAATGCATTTCCACAGTcttgcagacttttttttttctttttcttttgagttagggtctcactctagaccaggctgacatggaattcactatgtagtctcaggctgaccttgaactcatagtgatcctcctacctctgactcccaggtgctaggattaaaggtgtgtgccaccatgcctagccagacTTTTTCTTATCATAATTTCCGACCTGTGATGATTGTGACAGGAGAGGGAACAGAAAATATGACTTTGCAAATACCTTACCGAGTGTTCCGATGAGACACCCCGTCCTCCACACAGCATACACTTGTCTTCTGGTCCCCAACATCCACAATACAGGTGCTACTTAAGCCACTTCCAAAGGTAGCACATACAGACTCCTGATGGACCACAATCCCTAAAAATGAAAGGCAGAGGCGCAACTTTCATGAAACAAGTAATCCACCAAATGTTAGGAGCCTATAAATCTCTGGGAAAGTATCAAAGCAATAATGAATCTTTCAGAATAAGCATTTTCGGTAAATCACTGTATTAGATGAGCTTTcccattgaaaaagaaaagtaatgtaAAGATGCCTTTGCTGGAGTGTCACACATACCTGAAAAACCCATCTTCATCAGTATCATATTCACTAGTTCTTTCACATGCTGCTTGTTATAAATATCAGGGATTAACAAGATACACCTATAATACTAAAAAGAGCAAAGAAAGGCAAATGACTGCATTAATATCCAAATTCAGTCAAGTCCAATCCCACCAAACCCTATCTTCACACTTCTGTGCTATCCCCTGGGTTTcaggaagaaacagaaagggCTCAAGTTTTCCCTGTCTCTTAGGAATTATTTCAAATCCATGAGATGAAAAACAACTAGTATGTATGAGTAAGGTACAGAGAGAGATGTAACACAGTCAGCTTGCTGATGTCTGATAGTAGCCACATAACTAAAGAAacagatctgggtgtggtggtgctgggagtctgaggtaggaagatcactgtgtttgaggccagcatgagactacacagtgaatttcgagtcagtctgggctagtgagactgccttgagaaaccaaaataaataataaataaaatgagagagagagaaccagagaagaATTAAGAAGAAAAGATACCTCTACCACCCTGAGGTTGTAAATGCTTTATAACATTATATGATACACAATTCAGTATTATGTACTTGTACTAACAAAGAATCTTAAAACTAGTTGAGATTCCAAATTAGTTGGGAATTTTAGCTCACCTTTAAATCTCTCAGTGGGATTTCCAAGTACTTTTGAATTGCATGAGACCATATTACTTCAATATCTGCCAGAACAGCTGTAAGGGAGCCCCCAGGTCCTGGGTGAATATTTAACTGACCTCTTCTGATAGGCCAGTGAATATTGTAACAGTCCAGGGGGTTAACATACAAGGCCTACAAAAAAAAGTATACTATTAGAATGCTTTACATCTCAAACTTTAAGGTCAGAAATCATCATTAACGTTTTCTTAATGTACTAGATGCTGAGCAGTAAGTATCTAATCATCTAGGAGTCAGCATGAATATCTGGTTCTTTCTCAAAAACAGGATCATGGCATGCTGTAAACAACCAAAACTTGGTGACAGGATGAATTTCAGGAGGCGGAAGATCAGGTTTTCCTTCTTGCATGTAAAAAGTTTCCTACCTCTTCTCCTACCAAATACTCAGGATGATGAGATGTATTTGTCCACTTGTTTCCAGAACAATGATCTAAAATTGCAGGTCGCATCTGCTTGTTATAGGAACGtgcctggaaagaaagaaaaatcaaaattagcTGAGTTTTTAtaaggaggggtgggggagggcagaaCTAGAGTCCTCTCCTGTCACAGGGCAGAGTGACAAGATTTAATCACAAATCCAATATATGTAGTGAAATACTAACAGTTCACAAAGAGATTTTACTGTCCTTCCCTGTTC
This genomic interval from Jaculus jaculus isolate mJacJac1 chromosome 16, mJacJac1.mat.Y.cur, whole genome shotgun sequence contains the following:
- the Actr8 gene encoding actin-related protein 8 isoform X1, with protein sequence MTQAEKGDAENGKEKGGEKEKEQRGVKRPIVPALVPESLQEQIQSNFIVVVHPGSTTLRIGRATDTLPASIPHVIARRHKQQGQPLYKDNWLLREGLNKPESNEQRQNGLKMVDQAIWSKKMSNGTRRIPVSPEQARSYNKQMRPAILDHCSGNKWTNTSHHPEYLVGEEALYVNPLDCYNIHWPIRRGQLNIHPGPGGSLTAVLADIEVIWSHAIQKYLEIPLRDLKYYRCILLIPDIYNKQHVKELVNMILMKMGFSGIVVHQESVCATFGSGLSSTCIVDVGDQKTSVCCVEDGVSHRNTRLCLAYGGSDVSRCFYWLMQRAGFPYRECQLTNKMDCLLLQHLKETFCHLDQDISGLQDHEFQIRHPDSPALLYQFRLGDEKLQAPMALFYPATFGIVGQKMTTLQHRSQGDPEDPHDEHYLLATQSKQEQSAKATADRKSASKPIGFDGDLRGQSSDLPERLHSQEMDLGSSQGDCLMAGNDSEEALTALMSRKTAISLFEGKALGLDKAILHSIDCCSSDDTKKKMYSSILVVGGGLMFHKAQEFLQHRILNKMPPSFRRIIENVDVITRPKDMDPRLIAWKGGAVLACLDTTQELWIYQREWQRFGVRMLRERAAFVW
- the Actr8 gene encoding actin-related protein 8 isoform X2, giving the protein MTQAEKGDAENGKEKGGEKEKEQRGVKRPIVPALVPESLQEQIQSNFIVVVHPGSTTLRIGRATDTLPASIPHVIARRHKQQGQPLYKDNWLLREGLNKPESNEQRQNGLKMVDQAIWSKKMSNGTRRIPVSPEQARSYNKQMRPAILDHCSGNKWTNTSHHPEYLVGEEALYVNPLDCYNIHWPIRRGQLNIHPGPGGSLTAVLADIEVIWSHAIQKYLEIPLRDLKYYRCILLIPDIYNKQHVKELVNMILMKMGFSGIVVHQESVCATFGSGLSSTCIVDVGDQKTSVCCVEDGVSHRNTRLCLAYGGSDVSRCFYWLMQRAGFPYRECQLTNKMDCLLLQHLKETFCHLDQDISGLQDHEFQIRHPDSPALLYQFRLGDEKLQAPMALFYPATFGIVGQKMTTLQHRSQGDPEDPHDEHYLLATQSKQEQSAKATADRKSASKPIGFDGDLRGQSSDLPERLHSQEMDLGSSQGDCLMAGNDSEEALTALMSRKTAISLFEGKALGLDKAILHSIDCC